In Flavobacterium cerinum, one genomic interval encodes:
- the mscL gene encoding large conductance mechanosensitive channel protein MscL, which yields MGMLSEFKEFAMKGNVVDLAIGVIIGGAFGKIVSSFIDDVITPLLLKPALEAANLSKIEDLTILGGVKYGMFLSAVINFVIVAFVLFLLIKGINATKKKEAPAPAAPTGPTQEELLAEIRDLLKK from the coding sequence ATGGGAATGCTATCAGAATTTAAGGAATTTGCCATGAAAGGCAACGTTGTAGATCTTGCAATCGGGGTTATCATTGGCGGTGCTTTCGGTAAAATTGTCAGCTCATTTATCGATGATGTAATTACACCTTTATTGTTAAAACCGGCATTAGAGGCAGCCAACTTGTCTAAAATCGAAGATCTTACCATTCTCGGCGGTGTCAAGTACGGTATGTTTTTATCGGCGGTTATTAATTTTGTAATTGTGGCATTTGTATTGTTTCTTTTGATTAAAGGAATTAATGCTACGAAGAAAAAAGAAGCTCCGGCTCCGGCGGCTCCGACAGGACCTACTCAAGAAGAATTATTGGCAGAAATTCGTGATTTATTGAAAAAATAA
- a CDS encoding bifunctional UDP-N-acetylmuramoyl-tripeptide:D-alanyl-D-alanine ligase/alanine racemase, whose protein sequence is MSFIIKNIIPVITAKWYGTDETCTIDNVSIDSRSLQNGSGTLFFALVGHNHNGHHYIESLIAKGVTNFVVNHIPEHLVGKANFLLVNDTLESLQQFAAYYRTLFDIPIIGITGSNGKTIVKEWLNFLLSPEYNIIRSPKSYNSQVGVPLSVIGINEKHNLGIFEAGISTIGEMEKLEPIIKPTIGILTNIGAAHDEGFTDRQQKTTEKLKLFKNTSVLICQKNETIDTLLDHNQKTFTWSFDNDKADVLLTKSNNSIGITYNKHHFSVSIPFQDAASVENSIHCLMVLLYLNYPEAVIQERIANLYPVEMRLQVKNGIHNCTIIDDSYSSDYQSLKIALDFLEQHKTHQKKTVILSDIFQSGFPVEELYSKVARLLTNNKIERVIGIGETISRHLQDFKGFISFKNTADFLNQYNSSAFENETILIKGARNFHFEEIVTLLEEKTHETVLEINLNAISHNLNFYKSKLKPGTKVMVMVKAFGYGSGSFEIAKLLAHHKVDYLGVAFADEGIALRNAGIDMPIIVMNPENSAFSAMVAYNLEPEIYSPQVLKRFITLAQQKNLSNYPIHIKLDTGMHRLGFESGNLNELITTLQHNNFVSVKSIFSHLSASDGPEFNDFTLQQIHTFDNWSQQIVTALQIQPIRHILNTSGIYNFPEYQFDMVRLGIGLYGVGNDENEMRQLENVGTLKTVILQVKNVPTGDSVGYSRKFMATHLTHTATIPIGYADGIPRSWGNQKGYVLIHNQKAPIIGNICMDMLMVDITGIDCKEGDTVIIFGEQPRVTEIAKTIGTIPYEILTGISQRVKRIFYKE, encoded by the coding sequence TTGAGTTTTATCATCAAAAATATTATCCCTGTCATTACTGCCAAATGGTATGGGACTGACGAAACCTGCACTATTGACAACGTTTCTATCGATAGTCGTTCATTACAAAACGGGAGCGGAACTTTGTTTTTTGCTTTGGTAGGTCACAATCACAACGGTCATCATTATATTGAAAGCCTGATCGCTAAAGGCGTAACTAATTTTGTAGTCAACCATATACCGGAGCATCTGGTAGGGAAAGCCAATTTTCTTTTGGTAAACGACACACTGGAAAGTCTCCAGCAATTTGCAGCCTATTATCGTACATTATTTGATATTCCTATAATCGGGATCACCGGCAGTAACGGAAAAACCATTGTAAAAGAATGGCTTAACTTTTTACTGAGTCCGGAATACAACATTATTCGTAGTCCCAAAAGTTATAACTCCCAAGTTGGCGTTCCGTTGTCGGTGATCGGAATTAACGAAAAGCACAACCTCGGGATTTTTGAAGCCGGTATTTCCACTATTGGTGAAATGGAAAAACTGGAACCGATTATCAAGCCGACCATTGGTATTTTAACCAATATAGGAGCCGCTCACGATGAAGGATTTACAGACAGGCAACAAAAAACAACTGAAAAATTAAAGCTTTTCAAAAACACATCCGTTCTGATCTGTCAGAAAAACGAAACGATAGACACACTACTGGATCACAACCAGAAGACATTTACCTGGAGTTTCGATAACGACAAAGCCGATGTTCTTCTTACAAAATCCAACAACTCCATAGGCATTACTTACAATAAACATCATTTTTCGGTTTCAATTCCGTTTCAGGATGCGGCATCTGTAGAAAACAGTATTCATTGCCTGATGGTCTTATTATATTTAAACTATCCGGAAGCGGTTATACAGGAACGTATCGCGAATCTGTATCCGGTTGAAATGCGATTACAGGTAAAAAACGGAATTCATAACTGCACCATTATCGATGACAGTTACAGTTCCGATTACCAATCTTTAAAAATTGCTTTGGATTTTCTAGAGCAACATAAAACGCATCAGAAGAAAACCGTTATTCTTTCGGATATTTTCCAAAGCGGTTTCCCGGTAGAAGAACTTTACAGTAAAGTCGCCCGATTATTAACCAATAATAAAATTGAACGGGTAATAGGTATCGGAGAGACGATAAGTCGTCATCTTCAGGATTTCAAAGGTTTTATTTCCTTTAAAAATACGGCTGATTTTTTAAATCAGTACAATTCATCCGCATTTGAGAATGAAACCATACTGATTAAAGGAGCCCGAAATTTTCATTTTGAGGAGATTGTAACACTACTGGAAGAAAAAACGCACGAAACCGTATTAGAAATCAACCTCAACGCTATTAGTCATAACCTTAACTTTTATAAATCAAAGCTAAAACCGGGCACCAAAGTAATGGTTATGGTAAAAGCTTTCGGATACGGAAGCGGTAGTTTTGAAATTGCGAAACTTTTGGCACATCATAAAGTAGATTATCTGGGCGTTGCTTTTGCTGATGAAGGAATCGCGCTACGTAATGCCGGTATCGATATGCCGATTATTGTGATGAATCCGGAAAACAGTGCTTTTTCGGCTATGGTGGCTTATAATCTGGAACCCGAAATCTATTCTCCTCAGGTATTAAAACGTTTTATTACGCTGGCACAACAAAAAAACCTGTCGAATTATCCGATCCATATCAAACTGGACACCGGCATGCATCGATTGGGTTTTGAGTCCGGCAATTTAAACGAGTTGATTACCACATTGCAACACAATAATTTTGTTTCTGTAAAAAGTATATTTTCTCATCTTTCCGCCAGTGACGGTCCGGAATTCAACGATTTTACATTACAACAGATTCATACTTTCGACAATTGGTCGCAGCAAATAGTAACCGCTTTACAAATCCAACCGATACGACATATATTAAACACGTCCGGTATTTATAATTTTCCGGAATATCAATTTGACATGGTTCGCCTTGGCATCGGATTATACGGTGTCGGAAACGATGAAAATGAGATGAGGCAACTGGAAAATGTAGGCACCTTAAAAACCGTCATTCTTCAGGTCAAAAATGTACCTACCGGCGACAGTGTAGGCTACAGCCGTAAATTTATGGCCACTCATTTAACTCACACAGCTACTATTCCGATCGGATATGCCGATGGCATTCCCCGAAGTTGGGGTAATCAAAAAGGGTATGTTCTGATTCACAATCAAAAAGCGCCTATCATCGGTAATATCTGTATGGACATGTTAATGGTTGACATTACCGGAATTGACTGTAAAGAAGGCGATACTGTCATTATCTTCGGCGAACAGCCACGGGTAACCGAAATCGCCAAAACAATCGGTACAATTCCGTATGAAATCCTGACCGGTATCTCACAAAGGGTGAAACGTATTTTCTATAAAGAATAA
- a CDS encoding thymidine kinase, with translation MFLENTVNHKEQFGWIEVICGSMFSGKTEELIRRLKRAQFAKQRVEIFKPAIDTRYHDEMVVSHDSNEIRSTPVPAAANIRILADGCDVVGIDEAQFFDDEIVAVCNDLANSGIRVIVAGLDMDFKGNPFGPMPALMATAEYVTKVHAVCTRTGNLANYSFRKAQNDNLVLLGETEEYEPLSRAAYFSAMKEMQEREKNSKNRKNNE, from the coding sequence ATGTTTCTCGAAAATACGGTAAATCACAAAGAACAATTTGGGTGGATTGAAGTCATCTGCGGCTCCATGTTTTCCGGTAAGACGGAAGAACTAATTCGTCGTTTAAAAAGGGCTCAGTTTGCCAAACAGCGTGTTGAAATTTTCAAACCGGCCATCGATACCCGTTATCATGACGAAATGGTCGTATCGCACGATTCCAACGAAATTCGCTCGACTCCTGTTCCCGCTGCAGCCAATATTCGTATACTTGCCGATGGTTGTGATGTAGTTGGCATTGATGAAGCTCAGTTTTTTGACGATGAGATCGTTGCGGTTTGTAATGATCTGGCCAATTCCGGAATCCGTGTTATCGTTGCCGGTCTGGATATGGACTTTAAAGGCAATCCTTTTGGTCCGATGCCGGCTCTGATGGCTACCGCTGAATATGTAACCAAAGTACATGCCGTTTGCACCCGCACCGGAAATCTGGCCAATTACAGTTTCCGAAAAGCTCAAAACGACAATCTCGTTTTATTGGGCGAAACCGAAGAATACGAACCACTGAGTCGTGCCGCTTATTTCTCTGCAATGAAAGAAATGCAGGAAAGAGAAAAAAATTCTAAAAACAGAAAAAACAACGAATAA
- a CDS encoding aspartate-semialdehyde dehydrogenase — protein MKVAVVGATGMVGEVMLQLLAERNFPLTELIPVASEKSVGKQIEFKGKSYTVVGLQTAVDLKPEIAIFSAGGQTSLDWAPKFAEAGTTVIDNSSAWRMDPTKKLVVPEINASTLTKNDKIIANPNCSTIQMVMVLAPLHHKYGIKRVVVSTYQSITGTGVKAVKQLENEYAGIQGEMAYPYPIHRNAIPQCDVFEENDYTKEEMKLVRETQKIMNDKTIAVTATAIRIPVVGGHSESVNIEFLNDFDVTDIRTILHNTPGVVVQDNTDTKTYPMPIYAHGKDEVFVGRIRRDESQPNTLNMWIVADNLRKGAATNTIQIAEYLVANNLL, from the coding sequence ATGAAAGTAGCCGTTGTAGGTGCCACCGGAATGGTAGGCGAAGTAATGTTACAATTACTGGCAGAAAGAAACTTCCCCCTAACTGAATTAATCCCTGTCGCTTCGGAAAAGTCCGTTGGAAAACAGATCGAATTTAAGGGTAAGTCCTATACTGTAGTAGGATTACAAACAGCGGTTGACCTGAAACCTGAAATTGCTATTTTCTCAGCCGGCGGACAAACTTCTTTGGACTGGGCTCCTAAATTTGCCGAAGCGGGAACAACCGTTATCGACAATTCATCAGCATGGCGAATGGATCCGACCAAAAAACTGGTAGTTCCGGAAATCAATGCTTCAACATTGACCAAGAACGATAAAATTATTGCCAATCCGAACTGTTCTACAATTCAGATGGTGATGGTTTTAGCGCCGTTACACCATAAATACGGTATCAAAAGAGTGGTCGTATCGACGTACCAGTCCATTACCGGGACAGGTGTAAAAGCCGTAAAACAACTGGAAAACGAATATGCCGGTATTCAAGGCGAAATGGCTTACCCTTACCCTATTCATCGAAATGCTATACCTCAATGTGATGTTTTCGAAGAGAATGATTATACTAAAGAAGAGATGAAGTTGGTTCGTGAAACTCAGAAAATCATGAACGATAAAACAATTGCCGTTACTGCAACAGCTATCCGTATTCCGGTAGTTGGCGGTCATAGCGAATCGGTAAATATTGAGTTTTTAAATGATTTCGATGTTACTGACATTCGTACTATTCTTCACAATACTCCGGGCGTAGTGGTTCAGGACAATACCGATACCAAAACTTATCCGATGCCGATTTATGCACACGGTAAAGACGAAGTATTTGTGGGCCGAATCCGTCGTGATGAAAGTCAACCGAATACACTAAACATGTGGATCGTAGCCGACAATCTTCGTAAAGGAGCTGCAACCAACACGATTCAGATTGCGGAATATCTGGTAGCAAACAATCTATTGTAA